In Actinoplanes sp. NBC_00393, a single genomic region encodes these proteins:
- a CDS encoding PadR family transcriptional regulator codes for MTLDATLSSHLQELRRGTVVVASLTVLRTPGYGYSLLETLSAAGFEVEANTLYPLLRRLETQGLLTSSWNTDEARPRKFYRTTEQGDAIAAALRDEWTRLDRAVTDLDTTDTPAGTVSGSDQ; via the coding sequence ATGACATTGGATGCGACGCTCTCCAGCCACCTGCAGGAGTTGCGCCGCGGCACGGTCGTCGTCGCGAGCCTCACCGTCCTGCGCACACCGGGGTATGGGTACTCGCTGCTCGAAACGTTGAGCGCGGCCGGGTTCGAGGTGGAGGCCAACACCCTCTACCCGCTGCTGCGGCGCCTGGAGACCCAGGGCCTGCTGACCAGTTCGTGGAACACCGATGAGGCCCGGCCGCGCAAGTTCTACCGCACCACCGAGCAGGGCGACGCGATCGCGGCCGCGCTGCGCGACGAGTGGACGCGGCTGGACCGCGCGGTCACCGACCTCGACACCACCGACACCCCCGCCGGCACTGTT
- a CDS encoding arylamine N-acetyltransferase family protein, which yields MDVNAYLDRIDIKPPTVADAAYLRELHRAHQNAVPFENLSIHLGERIKLGTDELFDKIVRRRRGGFCYELNGLFAILLEQLGYRVERLAARVFGGERYGPPFDHLLLRVTTADGDGPWLVDVGFGSHSTYPLRFADRGEQDDPGGRFRLAEAPDGDLELYKNGERVYRIEQRARELGEFWPTCWFQQTSPDSHFTRSDVCTRLDGDARITISGRKLIRTDRDGRVETPLGSDEEVLTAYRKEFGVVLDRVPAVASQE from the coding sequence ATGGACGTCAATGCCTACCTGGACCGGATCGACATCAAGCCGCCGACCGTGGCGGACGCGGCCTATCTGCGCGAGCTGCATCGCGCGCATCAGAACGCGGTGCCCTTCGAGAATCTGAGCATCCATCTGGGCGAGCGCATCAAGCTCGGCACGGACGAGCTCTTCGACAAGATCGTACGAAGAAGGCGTGGCGGCTTCTGCTACGAACTGAACGGCCTGTTCGCGATCCTGCTCGAGCAGCTCGGCTACCGGGTCGAGCGGCTCGCCGCCCGGGTGTTCGGCGGGGAACGCTACGGTCCGCCCTTCGACCACCTGCTGCTGCGCGTCACCACGGCGGACGGGGACGGGCCGTGGCTGGTCGACGTCGGGTTCGGCAGTCACAGCACCTATCCGTTGCGGTTCGCCGACCGCGGCGAGCAGGACGACCCGGGTGGCCGGTTCCGGCTGGCCGAGGCGCCGGACGGGGACCTGGAGCTGTACAAGAACGGCGAGCGGGTGTACCGGATCGAGCAGCGGGCCCGGGAGCTCGGTGAGTTCTGGCCGACCTGCTGGTTTCAGCAGACCTCGCCGGACTCGCACTTCACCCGCAGCGACGTCTGCACGCGGCTCGACGGCGACGCCCGGATCACGATCAGCGGCCGCAAGCTGATCCGCACCGACCGGGACGGGCGGGTGGAGACCCCGCTGGGCAGTGACGAAGAGGTGCTTACGGCGTACCGGAAGGAGTTCGGCGTGGTCCTGGACCGCGTGCCGGCGGTGGCCTCGCAAGAGTGA
- a CDS encoding sensor domain-containing diguanylate cyclase, with protein MSRLRTLAGHSLDAIAVIAVYLAMYVSGYGGDSPWWCLGVGLFGALQQQPRVQRWLARGDLKRWVAPRMALLMATATAFIYATGWGAVMLCGLSLVVAMHMRFSGAHLWKQGLFWTVLCALAGQAGIALGWADSYIPEPSVHVIAVGVVVLSALLIRTIGVTGEERQHAEVTTRSTERRYRALIHDSADVFAVYHRDGRLGYVSPAIRQLTGLDPDLGGFEALKGCVHPDDIPIGRGLLERAAGPGQQLETAEIRIRSTDGTYRWTECTIRDLTGDPDVLGYVINIRDIHDRKTIQERLAYAATHDALTGLVNRAAFGRELDAACAAGETAVLFVDLDGFKQVNDSYGHDAGDALLVAAANVLTRWSPRGATVGRFGGDEFGVIIPLPSGGAEQAAERILAGLSEPVVFAGRELVIRASIGVAVSAPGVPAGAGELLRRADLAMYEAKRAGAHGFEVAPPMRTLAHTGRHA; from the coding sequence TTGAGTCGTCTACGGACCCTCGCCGGACACAGCCTGGACGCCATCGCGGTGATCGCCGTGTACCTGGCCATGTATGTGTCCGGGTACGGCGGCGACTCACCGTGGTGGTGTCTGGGGGTCGGCCTCTTCGGCGCCCTGCAGCAGCAGCCGCGGGTCCAGCGCTGGCTCGCCCGCGGCGACCTCAAGCGCTGGGTCGCTCCCCGGATGGCCCTGCTGATGGCCACCGCCACCGCGTTCATCTACGCCACCGGCTGGGGCGCGGTGATGCTGTGCGGGCTGAGCCTGGTCGTCGCGATGCACATGCGTTTCTCCGGCGCCCACCTGTGGAAGCAGGGGCTGTTCTGGACCGTGCTCTGCGCGCTCGCCGGGCAGGCCGGCATCGCGCTGGGCTGGGCCGACTCGTACATCCCGGAGCCGTCGGTGCACGTCATCGCCGTCGGCGTGGTGGTCCTGTCCGCCCTGCTGATCCGCACCATCGGCGTCACCGGGGAGGAACGTCAGCACGCCGAGGTGACCACCCGCTCCACCGAGCGCCGGTACCGGGCCCTGATCCACGACTCCGCCGACGTCTTCGCGGTCTACCACCGGGACGGCCGGCTCGGATACGTGAGCCCGGCGATCCGGCAGCTCACCGGCCTGGACCCGGACCTGGGCGGGTTCGAGGCGCTGAAGGGCTGCGTGCACCCCGACGACATCCCGATCGGGCGGGGCCTGCTGGAGCGGGCCGCCGGGCCGGGCCAGCAGCTGGAGACCGCGGAGATCCGGATCCGGTCCACCGACGGGACCTACCGGTGGACCGAGTGCACCATCCGGGACCTCACCGGCGACCCGGACGTGCTCGGCTACGTCATCAACATCCGCGACATCCACGACCGCAAGACCATCCAGGAGCGGCTGGCGTACGCCGCCACCCACGACGCGCTGACCGGGCTGGTCAACCGGGCCGCCTTCGGCCGGGAGCTGGACGCGGCGTGCGCGGCCGGCGAGACCGCGGTGCTCTTCGTCGACCTGGACGGCTTCAAGCAGGTCAACGACTCGTACGGCCACGACGCCGGTGACGCCCTGCTGGTCGCCGCCGCGAACGTGCTGACCCGCTGGTCGCCGCGCGGCGCCACGGTGGGCCGGTTCGGCGGCGACGAGTTCGGCGTGATCATCCCGCTGCCGTCCGGCGGCGCCGAGCAGGCGGCCGAGCGGATCCTGGCCGGACTCAGCGAGCCGGTCGTCTTCGCCGGGCGGGAACTGGTGATCCGGGCCAGCATCGGCGTCGCGGTCAGCGCGCCGGGCGTCCCGGCCGGTGCGGGCGAGCTGCTGCGCCGCGCCGACCTGGCGATGTACGAGGCCAAGCGGGCGGGCGCGCACGGCTTCGAGGTGGCGCCGCCGATGCGGACCCTGGCCCACACCGGCCGGCACGCCTAG
- a CDS encoding RNA polymerase sigma factor — protein MRSKQTPQDQQRLVALWTGHAPRVLAYALRHVDPDTAQDVVSETFLTAWRRLASVPDDPLPWLLVVARNTIANQRRSGRRQVRLAAEMERLHRIAGPADAADVLATERAAVLDELAAMTPREREALLLVAWDGLEPAQAAKVAGCSLPAFHVRLFRARRRLRTEPRTVTTQPLTSPGSGA, from the coding sequence GTGAGATCGAAGCAGACGCCCCAGGACCAGCAGCGACTCGTCGCGCTGTGGACCGGGCACGCCCCGCGCGTGCTCGCCTACGCGTTGCGCCACGTCGATCCGGACACCGCGCAGGACGTCGTCTCCGAGACGTTCCTGACCGCGTGGCGCCGGCTGGCGAGCGTCCCGGACGACCCCCTGCCCTGGCTGCTGGTGGTCGCCCGGAACACCATCGCGAACCAGCGCCGGTCCGGCCGGCGGCAGGTCCGGCTGGCCGCCGAGATGGAACGGCTGCACCGGATCGCCGGCCCGGCGGACGCCGCCGACGTGCTCGCCACCGAACGCGCGGCGGTGCTCGACGAGCTGGCCGCGATGACGCCCCGCGAACGCGAGGCGCTGCTGCTGGTCGCCTGGGACGGCCTGGAACCCGCGCAGGCGGCAAAGGTCGCCGGCTGTTCGCTGCCGGCGTTCCACGTGCGGCTGTTCCGGGCCCGGCGCCGGCTGCGAACCGAGCCTCGCACCGTCACGACGCAACCCCTTACCTCTCCCGGGAGTGGAGCATGA
- a CDS encoding methyl-accepting chemotaxis protein — MPRSRITIKVRVIASMVAMLVVAMAAVVAFITSRNADDARDTGFAYAEEMALHHATEIEEVLATGLGTARDLAQVLAADQAEGAGRDEASAELRAVLTAHPNYVGTWTGWEPDAYDGRDRRFRNANGWHDATGRFVPYWFRDGDGISTEPLTGYTESGAGDYYLVPMATGKEKVVEPYTYAVGGVDTLITSISVPIEMDGRAVGVAGIDMSLGMLQELVGQVKPFGSGTAMLVSTGGLLVAGGDVAQAGKAAPEQATAMSARASESDAAARSVSDSDGEETLWIAAPLHLGESDTWTLVVSVPTGSVLAGANETRWISIVITLVAVLIAATAAFFLARTIVRPIEKLRDRMAEIADGDGDLTQRVTAARDDEAGQLAGAFNRFVDKVAVTIRGIAGSTGTLTTAAQDLTEVSRRLQSGATEASDQAGSASAASEEVNAGVQAIAAGAEQMSASIAEISSNATQAAQVAAQAVHIAERTNEQVAELGAASNEIGEVVRLITTIAEQTNLLALNATIEAARAGELGKGFAVVAGEVKELAQQTAQATEQITARISAIQASSDSAATAIGEIAHVVNQIGDYTTTIASAVEEQTATTAEMSRTVTEAAGNSGDVARTITGVAQVAASTADGARSTQQAAANLSQLAAELSGLVGAFRY; from the coding sequence GTGCCCCGCTCCCGGATCACGATCAAGGTTCGTGTCATCGCCTCGATGGTGGCGATGCTGGTGGTCGCCATGGCCGCCGTCGTCGCTTTCATCACCAGCCGCAACGCGGACGACGCGCGGGACACCGGTTTCGCGTACGCCGAGGAGATGGCCCTGCACCACGCCACCGAGATCGAGGAGGTGCTGGCGACCGGGCTGGGCACCGCGCGCGACTTGGCCCAGGTGCTCGCCGCCGATCAGGCCGAGGGCGCCGGCCGGGACGAGGCCTCCGCCGAGCTGCGGGCGGTCCTCACCGCGCACCCGAACTACGTGGGCACCTGGACGGGCTGGGAGCCGGACGCGTACGACGGGCGGGACCGGCGGTTCCGCAACGCGAACGGCTGGCACGACGCGACCGGCCGGTTCGTGCCGTACTGGTTCCGGGACGGCGACGGCATCAGCACCGAGCCGCTCACCGGGTACACCGAGAGCGGCGCCGGCGACTACTACCTGGTCCCGATGGCGACCGGCAAGGAGAAGGTGGTCGAGCCGTACACCTACGCGGTGGGCGGGGTGGACACGTTGATCACGTCGATCTCGGTGCCGATCGAGATGGACGGCAGGGCGGTCGGGGTCGCCGGCATCGACATGTCGCTGGGAATGCTGCAGGAGCTGGTCGGCCAGGTGAAACCGTTCGGCAGCGGGACGGCGATGCTGGTCAGCACCGGCGGGCTGCTGGTCGCCGGCGGTGACGTCGCCCAGGCCGGCAAGGCCGCCCCCGAGCAGGCCACCGCGATGTCGGCCCGGGCGTCCGAGTCGGACGCGGCCGCCCGCAGCGTGAGCGACAGCGACGGCGAGGAGACCCTGTGGATCGCCGCGCCGCTGCACCTGGGCGAGAGCGACACCTGGACGCTGGTGGTGTCCGTGCCGACCGGCTCGGTGCTCGCCGGCGCGAACGAGACCCGCTGGATCAGCATCGTGATCACCCTGGTGGCGGTGCTGATCGCCGCGACGGCCGCATTCTTCCTGGCCCGGACGATCGTGCGGCCGATCGAGAAGCTGCGGGACCGGATGGCCGAGATCGCCGACGGCGACGGTGACCTGACCCAGCGGGTCACCGCGGCCCGTGACGACGAGGCCGGCCAGCTGGCCGGCGCGTTCAACCGGTTCGTCGACAAGGTGGCCGTCACGATCCGGGGCATCGCCGGTTCCACCGGAACCCTGACCACCGCGGCGCAGGACCTCACCGAGGTGAGCCGCCGCCTGCAGTCCGGCGCCACCGAGGCCTCCGACCAGGCCGGCTCGGCGAGCGCCGCGAGCGAGGAGGTCAACGCCGGCGTGCAGGCGATCGCGGCGGGCGCCGAGCAGATGAGCGCCTCGATCGCCGAGATCTCGTCGAACGCCACCCAGGCGGCCCAGGTCGCCGCGCAGGCGGTGCACATCGCCGAGCGCACCAACGAGCAGGTCGCCGAGCTCGGCGCGGCCAGCAACGAGATCGGCGAGGTGGTCCGGTTGATCACCACGATCGCCGAGCAGACCAACCTGCTGGCGCTGAACGCGACGATCGAGGCGGCCCGGGCCGGTGAGCTCGGCAAGGGCTTCGCGGTGGTGGCCGGCGAGGTGAAGGAGCTGGCCCAGCAGACCGCGCAGGCGACCGAGCAGATCACCGCGCGGATCTCGGCGATCCAGGCCTCCAGCGACTCGGCGGCGACCGCGATCGGGGAGATCGCGCACGTCGTCAACCAGATCGGCGACTACACCACCACGATCGCTTCGGCGGTCGAGGAGCAGACCGCCACCACGGCCGAGATGAGCCGGACGGTCACCGAGGCGGCCGGCAACAGCGGCGACGTGGCCCGCACGATCACCGGCGTCGCCCAGGTCGCAGCCTCCACCGCGGACGGCGCCCGGAGCACCCAGCAGGCCGCGGCGAACCTCTCCCAGCTGGCCGCCGAACTGAGCGGGCTGGTCGGCGCGTTCCGTTACTGA
- a CDS encoding sulfite exporter TauE/SafE family protein has translation MTLLEAVQILAAGVAAGAINTLVGSGTLITFPVLLALGYPPVVANASNTVGLVPGSVAGAWAYRAELATQKHLLLRLGTTALLGGITGAVLLLVLPAEAFSAIVPVLIVLALILVVLQPWLSRKLRERQALPADSTRSQLLLTLGIFATSIYGGYFGAAQGVLLLGILGLLVPATLQQLNGVKNVFAGLVNAVAAVIFIVAGTVSWAPAALIAAGSITGSLVAGRYGRRLPDPALRAVIVVVGLTAVVRMLA, from the coding sequence GTGACCCTCCTCGAAGCTGTCCAGATCCTCGCCGCGGGTGTCGCGGCCGGGGCGATCAACACGCTGGTCGGCTCCGGCACGCTGATCACCTTCCCGGTGCTGCTGGCCCTCGGCTACCCGCCGGTGGTGGCGAACGCGTCCAACACCGTCGGGCTGGTGCCGGGGTCGGTCGCCGGCGCGTGGGCGTACCGGGCCGAGCTGGCCACCCAGAAACACCTGCTGCTGCGGCTCGGCACCACCGCCCTGCTCGGCGGGATCACCGGCGCGGTGCTACTGCTGGTGCTGCCGGCCGAGGCGTTCAGCGCGATCGTCCCGGTGCTCATCGTGCTGGCCCTGATCCTGGTCGTGCTGCAGCCGTGGCTGTCCCGGAAACTGCGCGAACGCCAAGCCCTCCCGGCCGATTCCACCCGCTCCCAGCTGCTGCTGACCCTCGGGATCTTCGCCACCAGCATCTACGGCGGCTACTTCGGGGCGGCGCAGGGAGTGTTGCTGCTCGGCATCCTCGGCCTGCTGGTGCCGGCCACCCTGCAGCAGCTCAACGGCGTGAAGAACGTCTTCGCGGGCCTGGTCAACGCGGTCGCCGCAGTGATCTTCATCGTGGCCGGCACGGTCTCCTGGGCGCCGGCCGCGCTGATCGCCGCCGGTTCGATCACCGGCAGCCTGGTCGCCGGCCGGTACGGTCGCCGGCTGCCCGATCCGGCCCTGCGCGCGGTGATCGTGGTGGTCGGTCTGACCGCGGTCGTCCGGATGCTGGCCTGA
- a CDS encoding glycoside hydrolase family 15 protein, with protein MALPIEDYAIIADTQTSALVGRNGSIDWLCVPRFDSGAIFAALLGDDENGHWTLSPAGEFTARRRYRDETMVLETEFETPDGLVRLIDFMPPRTESPSVVRIVEGVRGQVEMSMVLRLRFDYGHVVPWVYREQGDLVAVAGPDAAWLRTPVETRGENLATHADFTVRAGEQVPFVLTWRPSHLPPPDALDPVHQLGVTEGYWRGWVSACTYEGEWRDAVVRSLLTLKALTYAPTGGIVAAATTSLPEKLGGVRNWDYRFCWLRDATITLQSLLYSGFQSEATAWRKWLLRAIAGNPAELQIMYGVAGERRLDEYIADWLTGYDGNPVRIGNAAAEQFQLDVYGEVMDALHQGRRAGLKADDPAWGLQVKLMEFVEEHWRDPDEGIWEVRGGPKQFVHSKLMAWVAADRAVKAVEEFDLDGPVERWTRLRDDIRADILEKGYDPVRRTFTQFYGSAELDAALLMVPLVGFLPAGDERVAGTVAAIEEHLLVDGFVQRYTQHPGTDVDGLPPGEGAFLACTFWLADNYALMGRHDEARETFARLLALRNDVGLLSEEYDTEAGRLVGNFPQAFSHVPLIDTARTLTSALAPTEARVREGLR; from the coding sequence ATGGCGCTGCCCATCGAGGACTACGCGATCATCGCCGACACCCAGACGTCCGCGCTGGTCGGGCGCAACGGGTCGATCGACTGGCTGTGCGTGCCGCGCTTCGACTCCGGGGCGATCTTCGCGGCCCTGCTCGGCGACGACGAGAACGGGCACTGGACGCTGAGCCCGGCCGGCGAGTTCACCGCCCGCCGCCGGTACCGGGACGAGACCATGGTGCTGGAGACCGAGTTCGAGACGCCGGACGGCCTGGTCCGGCTGATCGACTTCATGCCGCCGCGCACCGAGTCGCCGTCGGTGGTGCGCATCGTCGAGGGCGTCCGCGGCCAGGTCGAGATGAGCATGGTGCTGCGGCTGCGCTTCGACTACGGGCACGTGGTGCCGTGGGTCTACCGCGAGCAGGGCGATCTGGTGGCGGTGGCCGGACCGGACGCGGCCTGGCTGCGCACCCCGGTCGAGACGCGCGGCGAGAATCTGGCCACGCACGCCGATTTCACCGTACGCGCGGGCGAACAGGTGCCGTTCGTGCTGACCTGGCGACCGTCGCATCTCCCCCCGCCGGATGCCCTCGACCCGGTGCACCAGCTCGGCGTCACCGAGGGCTACTGGCGGGGCTGGGTGTCGGCGTGCACCTATGAGGGCGAATGGCGCGATGCGGTCGTACGCTCGCTATTGACCTTGAAGGCCCTGACCTATGCCCCGACCGGCGGCATCGTGGCCGCCGCGACCACCAGCCTGCCGGAGAAACTCGGCGGCGTCCGCAACTGGGACTACCGGTTCTGCTGGCTGCGCGACGCCACCATCACGCTGCAGTCGCTGCTCTACTCGGGGTTCCAGAGCGAGGCGACCGCGTGGCGCAAGTGGCTGCTGCGGGCCATCGCCGGCAATCCCGCCGAGCTGCAGATCATGTACGGGGTGGCCGGCGAACGCCGCCTCGACGAGTACATCGCCGACTGGCTGACCGGCTACGACGGCAACCCGGTGCGGATCGGCAACGCCGCCGCCGAGCAGTTCCAGCTGGACGTCTACGGCGAGGTGATGGACGCCCTGCACCAGGGCCGGCGGGCCGGGCTGAAGGCGGACGACCCGGCGTGGGGGCTGCAGGTCAAGCTGATGGAGTTCGTCGAGGAGCACTGGCGCGACCCGGACGAGGGCATCTGGGAGGTCCGCGGCGGGCCGAAGCAGTTCGTGCACTCCAAGCTGATGGCCTGGGTGGCGGCCGACCGGGCGGTGAAGGCGGTCGAGGAGTTCGACCTGGACGGTCCGGTCGAGCGGTGGACCCGGCTGCGCGACGACATCCGCGCCGACATCCTGGAGAAGGGGTACGACCCGGTCCGCCGGACGTTCACCCAGTTCTACGGTTCGGCGGAGCTGGACGCCGCGCTGCTCATGGTGCCGCTGGTCGGTTTCCTGCCGGCCGGCGACGAGCGGGTGGCCGGCACCGTCGCCGCGATCGAGGAACACCTGCTGGTGGACGGGTTCGTGCAGCGCTACACGCAGCATCCGGGCACCGACGTGGACGGGCTGCCGCCGGGTGAGGGCGCGTTCCTGGCCTGCACGTTCTGGCTGGCCGACAACTACGCGCTGATGGGCCGGCACGACGAGGCGCGGGAGACGTTCGCCCGGCTGCTGGCGTTGCGCAACGACGTCGGCCTGCTCTCCGAGGAGTACGACACCGAGGCGGGCCGGCTGGTCGGCAACTTCCCGCAGGCGTTCAGCCACGTGCCGTTGATCGACACTGCCCGTACGCTGACCAGCGCTCTCGCACCGACCGAGGCCCGGGTGCGGGAGGGTCTACGATGA
- a CDS encoding TetR/AcrR family transcriptional regulator, translated as MGRTAGRSPEATRRALLDAAGEAIRTRGVNATLDEIARHAGVSKGGLIYHFASKDELILELARDLLATWRAQVESRLDPADTGPGRLTRAYVRALLTPAEDAVAARKSMALISQLATVPAVVELVEADTRQLNADLHADGLPADVQTLVTAAADGVSSAPLWGESLHGPEIRQLERRLIQLTRQPDLWQQLPWEA; from the coding sequence ATGGGACGAACAGCCGGCCGTTCACCGGAGGCCACCCGGCGGGCCCTGCTCGACGCGGCGGGCGAGGCCATCCGGACGCGCGGGGTCAACGCCACCCTCGACGAGATCGCCCGGCACGCCGGTGTCTCCAAGGGCGGACTGATCTACCACTTCGCGAGCAAGGACGAGCTGATCCTGGAACTCGCCCGGGATCTGCTCGCCACCTGGCGGGCACAGGTCGAGAGCCGGCTCGACCCGGCCGACACCGGGCCCGGCCGGCTCACCCGGGCGTACGTGCGGGCGCTGCTCACCCCCGCCGAGGACGCGGTCGCGGCCCGCAAGTCGATGGCCCTGATCAGCCAGCTGGCGACCGTTCCGGCGGTGGTCGAGCTGGTCGAGGCCGACACCCGGCAGCTCAACGCCGACCTGCACGCCGACGGTCTCCCGGCCGACGTGCAGACCCTGGTCACCGCCGCGGCCGACGGCGTGAGCAGCGCCCCGCTGTGGGGCGAGTCCCTGCACGGCCCGGAGATCCGGCAACTCGAGCGACGGCTGATCCAGCTCACCCGGCAGCCGGACCTCTGGCAGCAGCTCCCCTGGGAGGCATGA
- a CDS encoding MFS transporter has translation MSVTLTQTNRRWAALGVLAAAVLLLSIDGTVLALAVPSLTESLSPTAEQIIWIGDIYSLALAGLLALMGNLADRFGRKRILLAGSVLFGLVSLLAAFATTAEQLIAARLLLGVAGATLMPSTLSLIRNLFPDAAERTRAIAVWSAAFGAGSAAGPMVGGFLLEHFWWGSVFLINVPVMVVVVISGLWLLPESRDPNPGRFDVASAALSMLAVVPIVYSITHLATGSFSPLIIVGVIAGVLFVRRQRRLADPMLDVDLFRSPAFSGAVAANVISIFALVGLLFFFSQYLQFARGFSPLQAGLAELPATLASIVVIALVGWAMTQLGRGRAIAASLAVAAAGLALVAPAAGQSSYVWLALCLIPVGLGVGLAMTLAGDAIVSAAPPHKAGSVSAVTETANELGVVLGIAVLGSMLTALYRSNLELPASAPAEATDSLGSALQVLDPGLAQVAKDAFVSAMQTTSLVAAGFTVVAAVVAWRLIPAR, from the coding sequence ATGAGCGTGACCCTCACACAGACCAACCGGCGCTGGGCCGCGCTCGGCGTGCTGGCCGCCGCAGTGCTGCTGCTGTCGATCGACGGCACGGTGCTGGCGCTTGCGGTGCCGTCGCTGACCGAGAGCCTGTCGCCGACCGCCGAGCAGATCATCTGGATCGGCGACATCTACTCCCTGGCCCTGGCCGGCCTGCTCGCGCTGATGGGCAACCTCGCCGACCGGTTCGGCCGCAAGCGGATCCTGCTGGCCGGCTCGGTGCTGTTCGGCCTGGTGTCGCTGCTCGCTGCCTTCGCCACCACCGCCGAGCAGCTGATCGCGGCCCGCCTGCTGCTCGGTGTCGCCGGCGCGACGCTCATGCCGTCCACGCTCTCGCTGATCCGCAACCTGTTCCCGGACGCGGCCGAGCGCACCCGCGCGATCGCCGTCTGGTCGGCCGCGTTCGGCGCCGGCTCCGCGGCCGGGCCGATGGTCGGCGGCTTCCTGCTCGAGCACTTCTGGTGGGGCTCGGTCTTCCTGATCAACGTGCCGGTGATGGTGGTCGTGGTGATCTCCGGGCTCTGGCTGCTGCCCGAGTCCCGCGATCCGAACCCGGGCCGGTTCGACGTCGCCTCGGCCGCGCTCTCCATGCTCGCCGTGGTCCCGATCGTCTACTCGATCACCCACCTGGCGACCGGCAGCTTCAGCCCGCTGATCATCGTCGGGGTGATCGCCGGTGTGCTGTTCGTCCGCCGGCAGCGCCGCCTGGCCGACCCGATGCTCGACGTCGACCTGTTCCGCAGCCCGGCCTTCTCCGGCGCGGTCGCGGCCAACGTGATCTCGATCTTCGCGCTGGTCGGCCTGCTCTTCTTCTTCTCGCAGTACCTGCAGTTCGCCCGCGGCTTCAGCCCGCTGCAGGCGGGGCTGGCCGAGCTGCCCGCGACGCTCGCGTCGATCGTGGTGATCGCCCTGGTCGGCTGGGCGATGACGCAGCTGGGCCGGGGCCGCGCGATCGCGGCGTCGCTCGCGGTGGCAGCCGCGGGTCTCGCTCTGGTGGCGCCTGCCGCGGGCCAGTCGTCGTACGTGTGGCTCGCGCTCTGCCTGATCCCGGTCGGTCTCGGCGTCGGCCTGGCCATGACGCTCGCCGGCGACGCGATCGTCTCGGCCGCGCCGCCGCACAAGGCCGGCTCGGTCTCGGCGGTCACCGAGACCGCGAACGAGCTCGGCGTGGTGCTCGGCATCGCGGTGCTCGGCTCGATGCTGACCGCGCTGTACCGGTCCAACCTGGAGCTGCCCGCCTCCGCGCCGGCCGAGGCCACCGACTCGCTCGGCTCGGCGCTGCAGGTGCTGGACCCGGGACTCGCGCAGGTCGCGAAGGACGCGTTCGTGTCCGCCATGCAGACGACCTCGCTGGTCGCAGCCGGCTTCACGGTCGTGGCCGCCGTGGTCGCGTGGCGTCTCATCCCGGCTCGATAG